Proteins encoded together in one Bactrocera neohumeralis isolate Rockhampton chromosome 4, APGP_CSIRO_Bneo_wtdbg2-racon-allhic-juicebox.fasta_v2, whole genome shotgun sequence window:
- the LOC126754893 gene encoding trypsin-like, producing the protein MAKLYISSVLLVIAACVSNINADGAEGGVATTISAHPYVVSLQGTDGSKVCGGVLIDTKTVLTAAQCLNFYDVSQLVVGVSNGAKVVKIASSTFNSGFDFTTMENDVALVKLAEAVIVGTIAVASEQPTNGISGVVTTWDASNNLVDIAETVIGTSECGSGDYSYSEDEILSTMLCGLATNANACGALPGSPLIANKKLVGLVSWGYGCGNKGNPAVFTDIPSLASWISSSAKSL; encoded by the coding sequence ATGGCCAAGTTATACATTTCTAGTGTTTTGCTGGTGATCGCTGCCTGCGTTTCGAACATCAACGCTGATGGAGCTGAGGGTGGTGTAGCCACCACAATTTCAGCACACCCCTATGTCGTCTCGCTACAGGGTACCGACGGCTCAAAAGTCTGTGGTGGTGTCTTAATTGATACAAAGACGGTTCTCACTGCAGCACAGTGTTTGAATTTCTACGACGTATCACAGCTGGTGGTCGGTGTCAGCAATGGCGCTAAAGTCGTGAAAATTGCCAGCAGCACCTTCAATTCAGGTTTTGATTTCACCACCATGGAGAATGATGTGGCCCTAGTGAAATTGGCTGAAGCAGTGATCGTTGGTACCATCGCAGTGGCCAGCGAACAACCAACAAATGGAATTAGTGGTGTGGTGACCACCTGGGACGCCAGCAACAACTTGGTAGATATTGCGGAGACTGTCATTGGCACCTCGGAATGTGGTTCAGGTGACTACAGCTACAGTGAAGATGAAATCTTATCCACAATGTTGTGCGGACTTGCGACTAATGCAAATGCTTGTGGCGCTTTACCCGGAAGTCCTTTGATTGCAAACAAGAAATTGGTTGGTTTGGTTTCCTGGGGTTATGGTTGTGGCAACAAGGGTAATCCAGCTGTCTTCACAGATATTCCATCTTTAGCATCGTGGATCTCCAGCTCTGCAAAGTCTTTGTAA
- the LOC126754894 gene encoding trypsin-like, producing MAKLYISSVLLVIAACVSNINADGAEGGVATTISAHPYVVSLQGTDGSKVCGGVLIDTKTVVTAAQCLNFYDVSQLVVGVSNGAKVVKIASSTFNSGFDFTTMENDVALVKLAEAVSVGTIAVASEQPTNGISGVVTTWDASNNLVDIAETVIGTSECGSGDYSYSEDEILSTMLCGLATNANACGALPGSPLIANSQLVGLVSWGYGCGNKGNPAVFTDIPSLASWISSSAKSL from the coding sequence ATGGCCAAGTTATACATTTCTAGTGTTTTGCTTGTGATTGCTGCCTGCGTTTCGAACATCAACGCTGATGGAGCTGAGGGTGGTGTAGCCACCACGATTTCAGCACACCCCTATGTCGTCTCGCTACAGGGTACCGACGGCTCAAAAGTCTGTGGTGGTGTCTTAATTGATACAAAGACGGTTGTCACTGCAGCACAGTGTTTGAATTTCTACGACGTATCACAGCTGGTGGTCGGTGTCAGCAATGGCGCTAAAGTCGTGAAAATTGCCAGCAGCACCTTCAATTCAGGTTTTGATTTCACCACCATGGAGAATGATGTGGCCTTAGTGAAATTGGCTGAAGCAGTGAGCGTTGGTACCATCGCAGTGGCCAGCGAACAACCAACAAATGGAATTAGTGGTGTAGTGACCACCTGGGACGCCAGCAACAACTTGGTAGATATTGCGGAGACTGTCATTGGCACCTCGGAATGTGGTTCAGGTGACTACAGCTACAGTGAAGATGAAATCTTATCCACAATGTTGTGCGGACTTGCGACTAATGCAAATGCTTGTGGCGCTTTACCCGGAAGTCCTTTGATTGCAAACAGTCAATTGGTTGGTTTGGTTTCCTGGGGATATGGTTGTGGCAACAAGGGTAATCCAGCTGTCTTCACAGATATTCCATCTTTAGCATCGTGGATCTCCAGCTCTGCAAAGTCCTTGTAA
- the LOC126754897 gene encoding trypsin alpha-3-like, with protein sequence MAKLYISSFLLVIAACVYNTNADGAEGGVATTISAHPYIVSLQGTDGSKVCGGVLIDSKTVVTGAQCLNFYDVSQLVVGVSNGAKVVKIANSTFDIGFDFTTMQNDVAVVKLAEAVSVGTIELATEEPTNGVSGVVTTWDSSSDLVDIPVTVIDTAQCGSGEYSYSEDDILSTMLCGLATNANACGALPGSPLVSKNKLVGLVSWGYGCGNKGNPAVFTDIASLESWVVSTANSL encoded by the coding sequence ATGGCCAAGTTATACATTTCTAGTTTCTTGCTGGTGATCGCAGCCTGCGTTTATAACACCAACGCTGATGGAGCTGAGGGTGGTGTAGCCACCACAATTTCAGCACATCCGTATATCGTCTCACTACAAGGTACCGACGGCTCAAAAGTCTGTGGTGGTGTCTTAATTGATTCAAAGACCGTTGTCACTGGAGCACAGTGTTTGAACTTCTACGATGTATCACAACTGGTGGTCGGTGTTAGCAATGGTGCTAAAGTCGTAAAAATTGCCAATAGTACCTTCGATATCGGTTTTGACTTCACCACCATGCAAAATGATGTAGCCGTCGTGAAATTGGCTGAAGCCGTGAGTGTTGGAACCATTGAACTGGCCACGGAAGAACCAACGAACGGTGTTAGCGGTGTGGTGACCACCTGGGACTCAAGCAGCGACTTGGTAGATATCCCTGTGACTGTCATTGACACCGCGCAATGTGGTTCAGGTGAATACAGCTACAGTGAAGATGACATATTATCCACAATGTTGTGCGGACTTGCGACTAACGCAAATGCTTGTGGCGCTTTACCCGGAAGTCCTTTGGTTTCAAAGAATAAATTGGTCGGTTTGGTTTCCTGGGGCTATGGTTGTGGCAACAAGGGTAATCCAGCTGTTTTCACTGATATTGCATCTTTAGAATCGTGGGTAGTGTCAACTGCAAACTCCTTGTAA
- the LOC126754896 gene encoding trypsin alpha-3-like: protein MAKLYISSFLLVIAACVYNTNADGAEGGVATTISAHPYIVSLQGTDGSKVCGGVLIDSKTVVTGAQCLNFYDVSQLVVGVSNGAKVVKIASSTFDIGFDFTTMQNDVAVVKLAEEVTVGTIELASKEPTNGVSGVVTTWDSSSNLVDIPVTVIDTAQCGSGKYSYSEDDILSTMLCGLATNANACGALPGSPLVSKKKLVGLVSWGYGCGNKGNPAVFTDIASLESWVKSTAKAL, encoded by the coding sequence ATGGCCAAGTTATACATTTCTAGTTTCTTGCTGGTGATCGCAGCCTGCGTTTATAACACCAACGCTGATGGAGCTGAGGGTGGTGTAGCCACCACAATTTCAGCACATCCGTATATCGTCTCACTACAAGGTACCGACGGCTCAAAAGTCTGTGGTGGTGTCTTAATTGATTCAAAGACCGTTGTCACTGGAGCACAGTGTTTGAACTTCTACGATGTATCACAGCTGGTGGTCGGTGTTAGCAATGGTGCTAAAGTCGTAAAAATTGCTAGTAGTACCTTCGATATCGGTTTTGACTTCACCACCATGCAAAATGATGTAGCAGTCGTGAAATTGGCCGAAGAGGTGACTGTTGGAACCATCGAACTGGCCTCGAAAGAACCAACGAACGGTGTTAGTGGTGTGGTGACCACCTGGGACTCAAGCAGCAACTTGGTAGATATCCCTGTGACTGTCATTGACACCGCGCAATGTGGTTCAGGTAAATACAGCTACAGTGAAGATGACATATTATCCACAATGTTGTGCGGACTTGCGACTAACGCAAATGCTTGTGGCGCTTTACCCGGAAGTCCTTTGGTTTCAAAGAAGAAATTGGTCGGTTTGGTTTCCTGGGGCTATGGTTGTGGCAACAAGGGTAATCCAGCTGTTTTCACTGATATTGCATCTCTAGAATCGTGGGTAAAGTCAACTGCAAAGGCTTTGTAA